From a single Sorghum bicolor cultivar BTx623 chromosome 5, Sorghum_bicolor_NCBIv3, whole genome shotgun sequence genomic region:
- the LOC8076922 gene encoding 5-pentadecatrienyl resorcinol O-methyltransferase-like, giving the protein MALSSEDTRELLQAHVELWNQTYSFMKSVALAVALDLCIADAIHRCGGAATLSQILGEIGVRPCKLPALHRLMRVLTVSGTFTIVQPSAATMSLESDGNELVYKLTTASRLLVSSESSATASLSPMLNHVLSPFRDSPLSMGLTAWFRHDEDEQAPSPCPFTLMYGTTLWEVCSRDDAINALFNNAMAADSNFLMQIVLREFGKVFHGIDSLVDVGGGVGGATMAIATAFPSLKCTVLDLPHVVAKAPSSSIGNVQFVGGDMFESIPPANVVFLKWILHDWSNDECIKILKNCKQAIPSRDAGGKIIIIDVVVGSESSDTKLLETQVMYDLHLMKIGGVERDEQEWKKIFLEAGFKDYNIMPVLGLRSIIELYP; this is encoded by the exons ATGGCACTCAGCAGCGAGGACACTAGGGAGTTGCTCCAAGCCCACGTCGAGCTATGGAACCAGACCTACAGCTTTATGAAGTCGGTGGCGCTCGCCGTTGCTTTAGACCTCTGCATCGCTGATGCCATCCACCGCTGCGGTGGCGCCGCCACCCTCTCCCAGATACTCGGAGAGATTGGTGTCCGCCCATGTAAGCTTCCCGCCCTCCACCGCCTAATGCGTGTTCTGACCGTCTCAGGAACCTTCACCATCGTCCAGCCATCAGCGGCAACCATGTCATTGGAGTCGGACGggaatgagcttgtctataagCTGACAACAGCGTCCCGCCTCCTCGTCAGCAGCGAAAGCTCGGCGACGGCGAGCTTGTCTCCTATGCTGAACCACGTGCTTAGCCCCTTCCGTGACTCGCCCCTCAGCATGGGGCTCACTGCGTGGTTCCGGCACGATGAAGATGAACAGGCGCCTAGCCCATGCCCGTTCACCCTGATGTACGGCACAACCTTGTGGGAGGTGTGCAGTCGTGACGACGCAATCAACGCGTTGTTCAACAACGCCATGGCCGCAGACAGCAACTTCCTAATGCAGATTGTGTTGAGGGAGTTCGGCAAGGTCTTCCACGGGATAGACTCGCTGGTCGACGTCGGCGGTGGGGTTGGGGGAGCCACCATGGCCATTGCCACGGCGTTCCCGTCTTTGAAGTGTACCGTACTAGACCTCCCTCACGTTGTCGCCAAGGCTCCGTCCAGTTCTATTGGCAACGTGCAGTTTGTTGGGGGTGACATGTTTGAGAGCATTCCACCAGCGAATGTTGTCTTCCTCAAG TGGATTTTGCATGACTGGAGCAATGACGAGTGTATCAAGATATTAAAGAACTGCAAGCAAGCTATCCCTTCTAGAGATGCAGGAGGAAAGATAATAATCATTGATGTTGTGGTTGGGTCTGAGTCATCAGACACCAAGCTTCTGGAGACACAAGTAATGTATGAtctccatctcatgaaaattggTGGGGTTGAACGAGATGAGCAAGAGTGGAAGAAAATATTCCTCGAAGCTGGATTTAAGGACTACAATATTATGCCAGTTTTAGGCCTCCGATCCATCATTGAGCTATATCCATGA